In one window of Henckelia pumila isolate YLH828 chromosome 1, ASM3356847v2, whole genome shotgun sequence DNA:
- the LOC140874097 gene encoding norsolorinic acid reductase stcV-like, whose product MNYKLLGRSGLKVSELCLGAMGFGTEGGWGAEKDASFAIMDAFAEAGGNFIDTANVYKLGTSEKIIGEYLGNHDRDYFVLATKYTLKDNTTNPNASGNNRKNMMRSVEESLKRLKTDFIDVLYLHIWDNITLLTKCCAAWTT is encoded by the coding sequence ATGAATTACAAATTATTAGGCCGCTCGGGCCTTAAAGTTTCTGAACTATGCCTCGGGGCTATGGGTTTTGGTACCGAAGGTGGCTGGGGAGCCGAAAAGGATGCCAGCTTTGCCATTATGGATGCCTTTGCCGAAGCAGGCGGCAATTTTATTGATACAGCCAACGTATACAAACTGGGCACCAGCGAAAAGATCATCGGTGAATACCTGGGTAATCATGACCGCGATTATTTTGTGCTGGCCACCAAATACACTTTAAAAGATAACACCACCAACCCCAACGCGTCGGGCAATAACCGCAAAAACATGATGCGCAGTGTGGAGGAAAGTCTTAAGCGTTTAAAAACTGATTTTATTGATGTGCTGTATCTGCACATCTGGGATAACATCACCCTATTGACGAAGTGCTGCGCGGCCTGGACGACCTGA
- the LOC140874098 gene encoding stearoyl-[acyl-carrier-protein] 9-desaturase 5, chloroplastic-like — protein sequence MVHIEKFMLEKIHEYLKPIDTIWQPSDFLPDSSRDSFFTEIKELQESAAGLSYDLIAVLIGDTITEEALPTYESWLTMVEGVSDSEEGGWMKWTRHWTGEENRHGDLLNKYLYLSGRVDMRMMEISTQYLISDGFDIGTGHDPYRNFIYTSFQELATNVSHRRVASQAKKYGDPLLFKNVRCYRI from the coding sequence ATGGTGCACATCGAAAAGTTCATGTTAGAAAAAATACATGAATACCTGAAACCGATTGACACCATCTGGCAACCGTCTGATTTTTTGCCTGATTCTTCGAGGGATTCTTTCTTTACTGAGATCAAAGAATTACAGGAAAGCGCAGCAGGCCTTTCATACGATCTGATTGCCGTTTTAATTGGCGATACCATTACCGAAGAGGCCCTGCCTACTTACGAATCATGGCTTACCATGGTTGAAGGCGTATCTGACAGCGAAGAAGGTGGCTGGATGAAATGGACCCGCCACTGGACTGGTGAGGAAAACCGCCATGGCGACCTGCTGAACAAATACCTGTACCTGTCTGGTCGTGTGGATATGCGCATGATGGAGATCTCTACCCAATACCTTATTTCCGATGGCTTTGATATCGGTACCGGTCATGACCCTTACCGTAACTTTATATATACTTCTTTCCAGGAGTTGGCAACCAATGTATCTCACCGCCGTGTAGCTTCACAGGCAAAAAAATACGGTGATCCCCTGCTATTCAAAAATGTGCGGTGTTATCGCATCTGA
- the LOC140874096 gene encoding putative aryl-alcohol dehydrogenase YFL057C has product MGWSQFIALQVEYSLLARTAERELIPMAKHYGMTVTPWAPLAGGALTGKYLRGEQGRVKAESNRRNNRAQTITEAVVDIAADLGVSESHVALQWMMDRDFSCIPIVGATKIDQLKDNLKAIDTKLSPEHFKKLNEVSAIELGFPGDFFNEDAVKMNSFGGFYDRVEKSMAYKISPPPCSYPNRFVEMTI; this is encoded by the exons ATGGGCTGGAGCCAGTTCATTGCTTTACAGGTTGAGTATAGCTTACTTGCCCGTACAGCCGAGCGCGAACTGATCCCGATGGCGAAACACTATGGCATGACAGTTACCCCCTGGGCCCCGCTGGCCGGCGGTGCTTTAACAGGCAAATACCTGCGTGGCGAACAAGGCCGTGTAAAAGCTGAAAGTAACCGCCGTAACAACAGGGCGCAAACTATCACCGAAGCCGTTGTTGACATAGCTGCCGACCTGGGCGTATCCGAAAGTCATGTTGCCCTACAGTGGATGATGGACAGGGATTTCAGCTGTATCCCCATCGTAGGTGCCACTAAAATTGACCAGCTAAAGGATAACCTGAAAGCAATTGATACCAAACTGTCTCCCGAACATTTCAAAAAGCTTAATGAGGTAAGCGCCATAGAATTAGGCTTCCCCGGAGATTTTTTTAATGAGGATGCTGTAAAAATGAACAGCTTTGGCGGGTTTTATGACAGGGTTGAGAAAAG CATGGCGTATAAGATTTCTCCTCCCCCCTGCTCTTACCCCAACAGGTTCGTCGAAATGACAATTTGA
- the LOC140874095 gene encoding uncharacterized protein, with translation MVNTINGSLSSEFAKFQRQLVTDYLAWQAAIVREYKRPDQFITQNFDLEWHGYSFGIQPDVDHFAAAKALDIAGLLSHDFEPNPVYDEAKTIGKDFDRLSSKLINLKKKNDVAILFSNEALTAFKAFGFWLEHGPVIMMYYVSFYDGLYHMNVSCDFVDPTSKNIEDYKLLVVPLLYAAPDSLLKRLNAYVKNGGHIIYTCKSGFADENVKVRTTHQPGIIDEACGIYYSQFTEPSNASLKVDNWNLKPEDKKLNTWMELITPTTAKVLAYYDHPVWGKYAAITQN, from the exons ATGGTTAATACTATTAATGGTAGTCTTTCGTCGGAGTTTGCCAAGTTTCAGCGCCAGCTGGTTACCGATTACTTAGCATGGCAGGCCGCCATAGTGCGCGAATATAAACGCCCCGACCAGTTCATCACCCAAAACTTCGACCTGGAATGGCACGGCTATTCGTTCGGTATCCAGCCCGATGTTGATCATTTTGCAGCAGCTAAAGCTTTAGATATTGCAG GTTTGTTAAGCCATGATTTTGAGCCTAACCCTGTTTATGACGAAGCTAAAACGATAGGCAAAGATTTCGACAGGTTAAGCAGTAAACTCATCAAcctgaaaaagaaaaatgatgtAGCTATCCTGTTCAGCAACGAAGCCCTTACCGCTTTTAAAGCTTTCGGCTTTTGGCTGGAACACGGACCGGTTATAATGATGTATTACGTCAGTTTTTACGATGGCCTGTACCACATGAACGTTAGCTGTGATTTTGTAGACCCGACAAGCAAAAATATTGAAGACTATAAGCTACTCGTAGTGCCCCTGCTTTATGCAGCGCCCGATAGCCTGCTGAAACGCCTTAACGCCTATGTTAAAAACGGTGGCCATATCATTTATACCTGCAAAAGTGGCTTTGCCGATGAAAATGTAAAGGTGCGCACTACGCATCAGCCGGGCATTATTGACGAGGCTTGCGGTATTTACTACAGCCAGTTTACCGAGCCAAGCAACGCTTCATTAAAAGTAGATAATTGGAACCTGAAACCCGAAGATAAAAAGCTAAACACCTGGATGGAACTGATCACCCCAACCACAGCCAAGGTATTGGCTTATTACGATCACCCGGTTTGGGGCAAATACGCGGCCATTACCCAAAACTAG